In Paraflavitalea devenefica, the following are encoded in one genomic region:
- a CDS encoding RagB/SusD family nutrient uptake outer membrane protein: protein MQRRYLFVSIICSILVVIAGCIKQPLDVQPVGVYTTSNFWRNQSDVLAGIAGIYNVLTQEEGVGHNLYAFEDASDDISVDGDHSDFWEIERFIATSNTYQLRPTWGWAYEQIARANNAIIYVPKVPVMDEAIRKRSLGEAYFLRAHGYWTLNLIFGEVPLIVEENVLTGNYNIPKSSVDSVMQLIEADLLKAADLLPETYGAEDKGRVSKGAAWGLLAKLYLFWEKADKAREYGLKVIQNANYALSTAYTDNFTLGKQESNSEILFAVWNRNNFNNALMNVYFTPRAWNGWGFHHPTQNFADEFEPKDSIRKKATLLSVGDSIPNQTTLIEITSKDAYQMFSGMTGQFTGRMLPSNSLTTGYCIRKYTAYNTDGSGNLDANLKQPILRTADIYLVVAEAKIRLNGAGAGDAEINAVRKRAGLPEISGAGMPALIHERRVELGGENIRFFDLLRWDKAKIINVDTIFNKPKKASPLPPYNGAVVVPARTFARPKNYYMPIPQIVIDQSKGVLKQNSNY, encoded by the coding sequence ATGCAAAGAAGATATTTATTTGTTTCCATTATTTGTTCAATACTGGTCGTTATTGCGGGCTGTATTAAACAGCCCCTTGATGTGCAGCCGGTAGGCGTTTATACCACTTCTAATTTCTGGCGCAACCAAAGCGATGTACTGGCGGGTATAGCCGGTATTTATAATGTGCTGACACAGGAAGAAGGCGTTGGTCATAATCTATACGCATTTGAAGATGCTTCCGATGATATTTCTGTGGATGGCGACCACTCCGACTTCTGGGAAATTGAGCGGTTCATTGCTACGTCCAACACTTACCAGTTGCGCCCTACCTGGGGCTGGGCCTATGAACAGATCGCAAGGGCCAATAATGCGATCATTTATGTTCCCAAAGTGCCTGTGATGGATGAGGCGATCAGGAAGCGTTCTTTGGGCGAGGCTTATTTTCTGCGCGCCCATGGCTACTGGACACTGAACCTTATTTTTGGTGAGGTGCCGCTTATTGTTGAGGAGAACGTATTGACAGGCAATTATAATATTCCTAAGTCTTCCGTTGATTCCGTCATGCAGCTAATAGAAGCAGACCTGTTAAAGGCAGCCGACTTATTACCTGAAACCTATGGTGCAGAAGACAAAGGACGTGTGAGCAAGGGCGCTGCCTGGGGTTTGCTTGCCAAGCTGTACTTATTCTGGGAAAAAGCAGACAAGGCAAGGGAGTACGGGTTAAAAGTAATACAGAATGCCAATTATGCCCTGTCTACTGCGTACACGGATAATTTTACATTGGGCAAGCAGGAATCCAATTCAGAGATCCTGTTCGCCGTCTGGAACAGGAATAACTTCAATAACGCCCTGATGAATGTTTATTTTACGCCAAGGGCCTGGAATGGCTGGGGATTTCATCACCCCACGCAAAACTTTGCCGATGAATTTGAGCCTAAAGACTCGATCCGTAAGAAAGCAACTTTATTATCGGTCGGTGATTCCATTCCAAACCAGACAACACTTATTGAGATCACCAGTAAAGACGCCTACCAGATGTTCTCCGGAATGACTGGCCAGTTTACCGGCAGGATGCTGCCCAGTAATTCACTGACAACGGGATACTGCATCAGAAAATATACGGCCTATAATACGGATGGTTCGGGCAACCTGGATGCCAACTTAAAACAACCGATCCTGCGGACGGCAGATATCTACCTGGTGGTGGCGGAAGCCAAGATCAGGTTAAACGGCGCGGGTGCAGGCGATGCAGAAATCAATGCGGTACGTAAGCGGGCGGGCTTGCCCGAGATCAGCGGGGCAGGGATGCCAGCACTTATTCATGAACGCAGGGTGGAACTGGGCGGAGAAAATATCCGGTTCTTTGACCTGCTGAGATGGGATAAAGCCAAAATTATCAATGTTGATACCATCTTTAATAAGCCCAAGAAAGCTTCTCCGTTGCCACCGTATAACGGAGCTGTGGTGGTGCCCGCACGCACCTTTGCCCGGCCTAAAAATTATTACATGCCTATTCCGCAAATAGTCATTGACCAAAGTAAAGGGGTGCTGAAACAGAACTCCAACTATTAA
- a CDS encoding TonB-dependent receptor: MKLTAILLLTAALHVSATGLSQKITFSRDNATLEQVFEAIQQQAGYSFIFNSHMLAGAKKVSIRVRNASVEEVLNLCFKDQPLSFVIQNKVIVVKETPRLTVALPGPPPLPLRVTGTVQDENNKPIEGATVSIPRLSIGTATDKEGKFALEVPDGVYELEISFVGYATARKSITVNNSTPPVTITLQLATTALGDLVVVGYGTQRKRDVTGNITTVKGDDFKNLPVSNAAQALQGRASGVDIVRSDGAPGAAYTIRVRGTGTINNSDPLIVIDGVPATNLNDVNPNDIASIEILKDASSSAIYGTRAANGVVLVTTKKGNYEEKMQTTVNVYTGSSQVMKYLDLLTAPDLVTLKKEAFSNDGSPVPAVWNDTYYATQRTDWQRALFNTGKTNNIDVAIRGGNAKSKYSVSANYFDDKGIIVNSFFKRVSGSFNSEHKLGSRIRVGENFLYAYTNGNALDTRSTQTGLVWSALRFNPAIPVRDDDGSWGSSKADNELGDINNPVFTAATTDKNKEGRRVLASAFAEVDIIKGLTLKVNYGFDQTVSDEYNFEIATPDQTRVNQLATLTQTSAKSTSWLQEIFLTYNTLFKKDHRLGLTAGYSAQTYAGSSYFAQRRGYPDPADDHRILDNGSSANQFSGGSGNSRPYAGLQSYFARANYAYKGKYLLTATMRADGSSKFPPGKQWGYFPAFSAGWRISDENFFKDNVSFINSLKLTGGWGQLGNQQINDFQYLAIIRSGGNNTLYSFGTNGTVVDGAYVISLANPNITWERAVMTNLSLEFGLLKNHLTGSITWFNKNTQDMLIPYSLVENYGANVSLSYGAGNVTIPFQNLGELNNRGIEIDLNYQNKVGKLSYSIGANASFIKNKVTYLYGTKADYIGSILYGRQSLETSRTYEGQPIASYYGFKTNGLYQEQGDIDKDPGIANDPNKATIKPGDVRFTDQNGDGIINDNDRVNLGNPNPGAVIGLNGNASFKGFDLAFSFAGALGFELYNADRMAGLDGTQVFNWYSEQLNRWHGAGTSNSVPRLTRANTNQNYRTSDLWIEKGDYLALKNISLGYTFPEWRIAKASMPATRLYVTCYNVFFLTGYSGYTPELGYTDGNKQRGVDVAQYPAVRTLTVGATFNF; encoded by the coding sequence ATGAAATTGACTGCTATTTTATTGCTAACTGCTGCTTTACATGTGAGCGCCACCGGGCTTTCTCAAAAAATAACCTTCTCCAGGGATAATGCTACCCTGGAACAGGTATTTGAAGCCATACAACAACAGGCGGGTTATAGTTTCATCTTTAATAGTCACATGCTCGCCGGGGCTAAAAAAGTAAGTATCCGGGTAAGGAATGCTTCGGTGGAAGAAGTACTGAACCTATGCTTCAAAGACCAACCACTTTCTTTCGTGATACAGAATAAGGTGATTGTGGTAAAAGAAACTCCCCGCCTTACAGTTGCCCTACCCGGTCCGCCACCATTGCCACTTCGTGTTACAGGCACCGTGCAGGATGAAAACAATAAACCCATAGAGGGCGCCACGGTAAGCATACCCAGGTTATCTATTGGCACAGCCACCGATAAGGAAGGAAAATTTGCTTTAGAGGTTCCGGATGGCGTATATGAACTGGAGATCTCGTTTGTAGGCTATGCCACTGCACGAAAAAGTATTACAGTCAATAACAGTACCCCTCCTGTTACCATTACCCTTCAACTGGCCACTACAGCGCTTGGCGACCTGGTAGTAGTAGGTTATGGCACGCAAAGAAAAAGGGATGTTACCGGCAACATCACTACCGTAAAAGGAGATGATTTTAAAAACCTGCCCGTCAGCAATGCTGCACAGGCTTTGCAGGGCCGGGCATCCGGGGTTGATATTGTACGCAGTGACGGCGCACCGGGTGCAGCTTATACCATCCGGGTACGGGGCACCGGCACCATTAATAATTCTGACCCACTGATCGTGATTGATGGCGTACCTGCCACCAATCTGAATGATGTTAATCCCAATGATATTGCCTCCATAGAAATTTTAAAAGATGCTTCTTCTTCCGCTATTTATGGTACCCGGGCTGCCAATGGCGTAGTGTTGGTTACCACTAAAAAGGGCAACTATGAAGAGAAGATGCAAACAACCGTCAATGTTTATACCGGCTCTTCGCAGGTGATGAAATACCTGGACCTGCTGACAGCGCCCGACCTGGTAACATTGAAAAAAGAAGCCTTTAGCAATGACGGCTCGCCTGTTCCTGCTGTATGGAATGACACTTATTATGCCACCCAGCGGACCGACTGGCAGCGGGCGCTTTTCAACACAGGCAAAACAAATAATATCGATGTGGCAATAAGAGGGGGCAATGCTAAGTCGAAGTATAGTGTTTCGGCCAATTATTTTGATGATAAGGGAATTATTGTAAACTCTTTCTTTAAAAGAGTAAGCGGATCATTCAATTCTGAACATAAACTGGGGAGCAGGATCAGGGTAGGTGAAAATTTCCTGTATGCCTATACCAATGGCAATGCACTGGATACCCGGTCGACACAGACGGGCCTGGTATGGAGCGCCCTGCGTTTTAATCCTGCTATCCCTGTTCGTGATGATGACGGCTCCTGGGGAAGCTCAAAAGCCGATAATGAACTGGGCGATATCAATAATCCCGTATTCACAGCGGCAACAACAGATAAAAACAAAGAAGGCCGCCGTGTACTGGCCAGTGCTTTTGCCGAAGTGGATATTATCAAAGGGCTTACCCTGAAGGTGAATTATGGTTTTGACCAGACGGTCAGTGATGAATACAATTTTGAGATCGCCACACCCGATCAAACGCGGGTGAACCAGTTGGCTACCTTAACGCAAACAAGTGCAAAGTCCACCTCCTGGCTGCAGGAAATATTCCTTACCTATAATACGCTGTTCAAAAAAGATCACAGGCTGGGCTTAACAGCCGGCTACTCGGCCCAAACCTATGCAGGCAGCTCTTATTTTGCCCAACGGAGAGGTTATCCCGATCCGGCAGATGATCACCGCATACTGGATAATGGCAGCAGCGCCAACCAGTTTTCCGGCGGCAGCGGCAATAGCCGGCCTTATGCAGGCTTGCAATCCTATTTTGCAAGGGCCAATTATGCTTATAAAGGCAAGTATCTTTTAACCGCTACTATGCGGGCAGATGGTTCCAGCAAATTCCCGCCGGGTAAACAGTGGGGGTATTTTCCTGCCTTTTCAGCCGGCTGGCGTATATCGGACGAAAACTTTTTCAAGGATAATGTTTCCTTTATCAATAGTTTAAAATTGACCGGCGGATGGGGTCAATTAGGTAACCAGCAGATCAATGACTTCCAATACCTCGCTATTATCAGAAGCGGTGGTAATAATACACTGTATAGTTTCGGCACAAACGGCACCGTGGTAGATGGCGCTTATGTGATCAGTCTGGCCAATCCCAATATCACCTGGGAAAGGGCCGTGATGACCAATCTCAGCCTTGAATTTGGTTTGCTGAAAAACCATCTTACCGGCTCTATTACCTGGTTCAATAAGAATACACAGGATATGCTGATCCCGTACTCGCTGGTGGAGAACTATGGGGCCAATGTGTCGTTGTCGTATGGCGCCGGTAACGTAACCATTCCCTTTCAGAATCTTGGAGAGCTTAATAACCGGGGCATAGAAATAGACCTGAATTACCAGAACAAAGTGGGTAAGCTCAGTTATTCCATCGGGGCCAATGCTTCCTTTATAAAAAATAAAGTAACCTATCTGTACGGAACCAAAGCAGATTATATCGGGTCTATACTATATGGACGCCAATCCCTGGAGACGTCCCGTACTTATGAGGGACAACCTATTGCCTCTTATTATGGTTTTAAAACAAACGGTCTTTACCAGGAACAGGGTGATATTGATAAAGACCCAGGCATTGCGAATGATCCCAATAAAGCCACTATTAAACCGGGCGATGTAAGGTTTACAGACCAGAACGGTGATGGTATTATCAATGACAATGACCGGGTAAATCTTGGCAATCCCAACCCCGGTGCTGTGATTGGCCTTAATGGCAATGCCAGCTTTAAAGGATTTGATCTCGCTTTTTCTTTTGCCGGCGCACTTGGGTTTGAATTGTATAATGCCGACCGCATGGCCGGATTGGATGGCACGCAGGTGTTTAACTGGTACAGTGAACAACTCAACAGGTGGCATGGAGCAGGCACCAGCAATAGCGTACCCCGTTTAACCAGGGCCAATACCAATCAGAATTACCGTACATCGGACCTGTGGATAGAGAAGGGAGATTACCTGGCGCTCAAAAATATTTCATTGGGATATACATTCCCCGAATGGCGTATTGCAAAAGCCAGTATGCCCGCTACCAGGCTGTATGTAACCTGTTACAACGTTTTCTTCCTGACAGGCTACAGCGGCTATACGCCGGAACTTGGTTACACAGATGGTAATAAGCAAAGAGGGGTTGATGTAGCCCAATACCCTGCGGTACGTACCCTGACTGTTGGTGCAACTTTTAATTTTTAG
- a CDS encoding RNA polymerase sigma-70 factor — translation MGYPANHTDHKALFAAIAAGDEAAFKVLFEQHRSKLYAIAFKWTKSAYAAEEITQDVFISIWTSRAQLPAVKEPGAYIYTIVAHKISRHLKKDANQSRIIRLFLRNKKHYSNETEETIYADDSRKFINHAIAQLPPQKKLIYDLNRNHGKSYEEIAEALDLSPHTVKSHLMQAIKFIRNYVKENALALAGLLISLFR, via the coding sequence ATGGGGTATCCGGCTAACCATACTGATCACAAGGCGCTTTTTGCCGCCATTGCGGCAGGAGATGAGGCTGCTTTTAAGGTACTGTTTGAACAGCACCGGTCGAAGCTGTATGCCATTGCCTTTAAGTGGACCAAATCGGCCTATGCAGCAGAGGAGATTACCCAGGATGTGTTTATCAGCATCTGGACCAGCAGGGCGCAATTACCCGCTGTAAAAGAGCCCGGGGCCTATATTTATACCATTGTTGCCCATAAGATAAGCAGGCATTTGAAAAAGGATGCCAACCAGTCACGGATCATCCGGTTGTTTTTACGCAATAAGAAGCATTACAGCAACGAAACAGAGGAAACCATTTATGCGGATGACAGCCGGAAGTTCATCAACCATGCTATTGCGCAGTTACCACCTCAAAAAAAGCTCATATACGACCTGAACCGCAACCACGGGAAAAGCTATGAAGAGATCGCAGAAGCCCTTGACCTTTCTCCCCACACGGTGAAAAGTCACCTGATGCAGGCAATCAAGTTCATCCGCAATTATGTAAAAGAAAACGCCCTGGCGCTTGCCGGGTTGCTCATTTCCCTGTTCCGGTAA
- a CDS encoding alpha-N-acetylglucosaminidase yields MKAPAFLLIGVVLFMHNPSFSQLDEEAVTSFITRIVKDKDSFFRVAYIAPEAGKDVFEIESVAGKILLRGNNGLSIASALNYYLKHFCHSSISWNGNNLQLPAVLPSTKRKIRKTTPYQYRYYLNYCTFNYSMSWWNWERWQQEIDWMALNGINMPLAITGEEAIWQRVYTSMGFTHDDLNRFFSGPAYFSWFWMGNIDAWGGPLPQHWMDTHRELQKKILAAERAMGMKPVLPAFTGHVPPSFKDRFPAAKLKKTNWGAGFPDVYILDPADPLFETIGKKFIEEQTAVYGTDHYYSADTFNENLPPSNDSTYLNDISKKVFESMAAADPKAVWIMQGWMFHYQASFWKQPQIQALLNAVPDDHMIMLDLYSESHPLWNRTQAYYGKPWIWNMLHNFGGNVALWGRMRNVAHDPAAALHDPASGKMAGIGLTPEGIAQNPALYQLMLENVWRDSAIDLAAWLPQHTLQRYGTLNPTINKAWTILQQTVYSGGLGEGGPESIIVARPTINGWADRVRTKLDYNPVDLMKAWELFVQASPALQHSEGFQYDLVDVTRQVLANYALPLQQKWVLAYLQHDTASYNKHTRAFLELMEDMDILLSTRPDFLLGKWIADARRCGADAKEKDLYELNARNIITLWGDKDSELHEYSNRQWAGLIKHFYKPRWEQFFVYLKEKMKTGGRMEANDFETMVKDWEWKWVNGHEHYTDEVKGNAVTISVALYKKYKNSILAAYK; encoded by the coding sequence ATGAAAGCACCAGCGTTTCTTTTAATAGGCGTCGTCCTGTTCATGCACAACCCCTCGTTTTCCCAACTTGACGAGGAAGCTGTGACCTCCTTTATTACAAGGATCGTAAAAGACAAAGATTCTTTTTTCCGGGTAGCTTACATAGCGCCCGAAGCAGGTAAGGATGTATTTGAAATTGAAAGTGTGGCCGGCAAGATCCTACTGCGCGGTAACAATGGCCTTAGCATAGCTTCTGCGCTTAATTATTACCTGAAGCATTTTTGTCACAGCAGTATTTCCTGGAATGGCAACAACCTGCAACTGCCGGCGGTATTACCATCCACGAAAAGAAAGATCAGAAAGACCACACCGTACCAGTACCGGTATTATCTTAACTACTGCACGTTTAACTATTCCATGTCGTGGTGGAACTGGGAGCGCTGGCAGCAGGAAATTGACTGGATGGCCTTGAATGGCATTAACATGCCACTGGCCATAACAGGAGAGGAAGCTATCTGGCAGCGGGTATATACCTCGATGGGGTTTACCCATGATGACCTGAACCGGTTTTTCAGTGGGCCGGCTTATTTCTCCTGGTTCTGGATGGGTAATATTGATGCCTGGGGCGGTCCCTTGCCCCAACATTGGATGGATACGCACCGGGAGCTGCAAAAGAAAATCCTTGCTGCAGAAAGGGCCATGGGCATGAAACCGGTATTGCCTGCTTTTACCGGACATGTGCCGCCTTCGTTCAAAGACAGGTTTCCTGCAGCCAAACTAAAGAAAACGAACTGGGGAGCAGGCTTTCCCGATGTGTATATACTGGACCCTGCAGATCCGCTGTTTGAAACGATCGGGAAAAAGTTTATTGAAGAGCAAACCGCAGTGTATGGTACAGATCATTATTATTCGGCTGATACGTTCAATGAAAACCTGCCACCTTCCAACGATTCCACCTACCTGAATGACATCAGTAAGAAGGTATTTGAATCAATGGCAGCAGCAGATCCCAAAGCTGTATGGATCATGCAGGGCTGGATGTTCCATTACCAGGCATCTTTCTGGAAGCAGCCGCAGATACAGGCATTACTCAATGCCGTTCCGGATGATCACATGATCATGCTTGACCTGTACAGCGAAAGCCATCCGCTGTGGAACCGCACACAGGCTTATTATGGCAAACCCTGGATATGGAATATGCTGCACAATTTTGGCGGCAATGTCGCTTTGTGGGGAAGGATGCGTAATGTAGCCCATGATCCTGCTGCCGCTTTACATGACCCTGCCTCCGGTAAAATGGCAGGTATCGGGTTAACGCCTGAAGGAATAGCCCAGAACCCCGCCTTGTACCAGTTAATGCTGGAAAATGTATGGCGCGACAGTGCTATTGATCTAGCAGCCTGGTTGCCTCAACATACTTTACAACGTTATGGAACATTGAACCCCACCATCAATAAAGCCTGGACAATACTGCAGCAAACGGTTTACAGCGGAGGCCTGGGAGAAGGCGGCCCTGAATCTATTATTGTGGCAAGGCCTACCATTAACGGATGGGCAGACCGGGTAAGGACAAAGCTGGATTATAACCCGGTGGACCTGATGAAAGCCTGGGAATTGTTTGTACAGGCATCGCCTGCCTTGCAACACAGTGAAGGATTTCAATACGACCTGGTGGATGTAACCAGGCAGGTGCTTGCCAATTATGCCCTTCCCTTACAGCAAAAATGGGTATTGGCTTACCTGCAACACGATACAGCATCCTATAACAAGCATACAAGGGCTTTTTTGGAATTGATGGAGGATATGGATATATTACTATCAACCCGGCCCGATTTCTTACTGGGCAAATGGATTGCTGATGCGCGGCGCTGTGGCGCTGATGCAAAAGAAAAAGACCTGTATGAGCTCAATGCCAGGAACATCATTACGCTGTGGGGCGATAAGGACAGTGAACTACATGAATATTCCAACCGGCAATGGGCCGGACTAATAAAACATTTTTACAAGCCGAGGTGGGAACAGTTTTTCGTTTATTTAAAAGAAAAGATGAAGACAGGTGGCAGGATGGAGGCCAACGATTTTGAAACAATGGTTAAAGACTGGGAATGGAAATGGGTGAATGGCCATGAGCATTATACAGATGAGGTAAAAGGAAATGCGGTAACAATATCCGTAGCGCTTTATAAGAAGTATAAGAATAGCATACTGGCCGCTTATAAGTAA
- a CDS encoding FecR family protein, whose translation MDKGRISYLLQEYAAGRASQNEVEELFELLKSVEHEDVLRNLIVKEGTDNDPGISLPQHKWDEMWMAISTAAATHRPKRVRTMQWVSIAAAILVIVAAGFYFFSGKKERAGEPVTEKSDPQQDVAPGGNKALLTLADGSTIVLDSIQNGLLAQQGNIIVVKLDNGQLAYKPGTQGQLPGTVGYNTIATPRGGQYHVVLPDGSAVWLNASSSLRFPTAFTGQERRIELTGEAYFEVARNKQVPFKVFVPPQPGRLEGTEVEVTGTHFNIMAYPNEESTKTTLLEGSVRVSNQQPASGQQRPAVTLKPGQQAQMDNDKISVVNNVNLDQVIAWKNGLFRFKDTDIKELMRQVERWYDVEVEYQTKRRDQVYTGIVARSENLSSVLQLLELTGTVHFRVQGKKIIVLP comes from the coding sequence ATGGATAAAGGCAGAATAAGCTACCTGTTGCAGGAATACGCAGCAGGCAGGGCGTCACAAAATGAAGTGGAAGAATTATTTGAGCTACTGAAATCAGTGGAGCATGAGGATGTGCTACGAAACCTGATTGTAAAGGAAGGAACGGACAATGACCCAGGAATCAGCCTGCCGCAACATAAGTGGGATGAAATGTGGATGGCTATCAGCACGGCCGCAGCCACGCATCGGCCAAAACGGGTACGCACGATGCAATGGGTGAGCATTGCTGCCGCCATCCTGGTGATTGTTGCTGCAGGCTTTTATTTCTTTTCCGGAAAAAAAGAGCGGGCCGGCGAGCCGGTGACGGAAAAGAGTGACCCGCAGCAGGATGTTGCCCCGGGTGGCAACAAAGCCCTGTTAACGCTGGCAGATGGCTCCACCATTGTGCTGGACAGTATACAGAACGGCTTATTGGCGCAGCAGGGCAATATCATAGTGGTGAAGCTGGATAACGGGCAGTTGGCCTATAAGCCGGGCACTCAGGGACAGTTGCCGGGAACAGTTGGCTACAATACCATTGCTACCCCACGTGGCGGCCAATACCATGTAGTGTTGCCTGATGGGAGCGCAGTGTGGCTGAATGCTTCTTCTTCCCTGCGTTTCCCAACAGCTTTCACCGGCCAAGAACGCCGCATAGAACTTACCGGGGAAGCCTACTTTGAAGTAGCCAGGAATAAACAAGTGCCCTTTAAGGTATTTGTTCCCCCCCAACCAGGGAGGCTGGAAGGGACCGAAGTGGAAGTAACAGGCACCCATTTCAATATAATGGCTTATCCCAATGAGGAAAGCACTAAAACTACTTTACTGGAAGGGAGCGTAAGGGTCAGCAATCAACAGCCCGCATCCGGCCAGCAGCGACCAGCAGTCACTTTGAAGCCGGGCCAGCAGGCACAGATGGACAATGATAAAATATCAGTCGTTAATAATGTTAACCTGGACCAGGTGATTGCCTGGAAGAATGGGCTTTTCCGCTTTAAGGACACCGACATTAAGGAACTGATGCGCCAGGTGGAAAGATGGTATGATGTGGAAGTGGAATACCAGACAAAACGCAGAGACCAGGTGTACACGGGGATCGTAGCGCGGTCGGAAAACCTGTCATCCGTATTACAATTACTGGAGCTGACAGGAACTGTGCATTTCCGGGTACAGGGAAAGAAGATCATTGTATTACCCTAA